tttgagaACCAAAAACGTAGTTTAAAACCACCTGGTTTAAAATGTGACTATAAACCACCAGTTTTAAGTAGGCCTATGTATCATTAGTTAATGGAAACACTAATATTTTTCAGCATGCAATAAATCTTAATTTCCCCCCAAATACTAAAAGGTATTGACATTTGTCACTTTTCTCCCCTTAAGGTGGCTGTCTATGTCCCTGGCAGCAAAGGTGCCCCCTCATTTGTCCGGCTCTACCAGTACCCAAACTTTGCAGGCCCAACCTCTGCATTGGCTAACAAAAGTTTCTTTAAGGCTGACAGGGTGAACCTGCTGTGGAACAAAAAAGGTTGGTCAGTGTTTATAATAGATGTTCTAGGTAACATTTGTATTGACAAATGTTAGGAATAATGTCTGGTTTGTGCCTTGCTATTGCAAAGCTGTGTCATTGAATTAGAGCTGCATATTTGTAGAATATCACTGCcacaatgttttggttttgttcccAAAGCCACTGCGGTTCTGGTGACGGCCAGCACAGAGGTGGATAAGACCGGTGCCTCATACTATGGGGAACAGACTTTACACTACCTGGCCACGAATGGGGAGACGTCTTTGGTGCAGCTACGTGAGTAATGGAAGATTTTCACTGTATTTTGTCTGATGGCAAAAATACATAAAGAGAAAACTATTGTTTGTCATAGAGCGAAACACTAAAAACTAGTGTTTCGCTCTATGacacaaaatgtgttgtttgctGGCGTAAGCTGGTTACTAAAGTTCCATGCTGTGCAGAAATCTCTACCAAAGAGCTTACGCCCTAGTTTCTTTGTTAAACAGAAAAGAACGGGCCCATCTATGATGTTGCGTGGAGTCCCAGTTCCACTGAGTTCTGCGTGGTCTACGGCTTCATGCCCGCCAAGGCCACCGTATACAACCTCAAGTGTGACCCTGTCTTTGACTTTGGCACGGGCCCCCGCAACGCTGTTTACTACAGCCCGCAAGGACACATCCTGATCTTGGCTGGTTTTGGGAACCTGCGGGGCCAGATGGAGGTGTGGGACGTCAAGAAGTGGAAGCAGGTGTCCAAGCCCCAGGCACCTGACTCTACCCACTTTGCCTGGTGCCCGGATGGCGAGCATGTGGTCACTTCAACCTGCGCCCCTCGGCTGCGTGTTAGCAACGGCTACAAGATCTGGCACTACACTGGCACGGTTCTTTACAAGCAGGACATACCGGCGGGCACCGAACTCTGGGAGACGGTGTGGCAGCCCTTCCCAGATGGGACGTTCCCAGAGAGGCCGGTGAAGTACCAGGCAGCGCCCAGCGAGCTAGGCAGCACCGAGGCGAAGCCGGCACAGGCCTACCGCCCACCCGCCCTGCGGAATAAACCGGTCACGGCCAGCTCCAAACTGGTGAGTAGAGGACGAAGGTTTGAAGTCAGCAGGCATCTAATTGAAATAACAAGGGGTaggggggtagagagagcgagagatggaTTTTAAATTATTACTATTGACTTAAATAGTTCCACAACATCGTGGAAATCTCTTGTTTTTCTAGTTGAAAAAGTGGAGCTCTGCAGTAGGGCAAGAGCTAACAGAGATAAAAATATTGATTAATAAAATCGGTAACCTGCCATTTGTCAGCATGAAGAGGAGCCTCCACAGAACATGCGGCCTGGTGCTGCCGGGGACAAGCAGCTGTCTAAGACGGCCCTGAAAAACCAGAAGAAACGGGAGGCAAAGAAAGCAGCCAAACAGGTACAAACTCTTAGCACAATATCCTAATGTGCCCTAGGAAATTAATAAAGTGCACAGAGCTTTTGCTATGTCTCACAGAGCTACTGCTTTTTTtctgtgttattgtttatcacAGGGCGAAGGAATGATCTCAAGTTTTGTTTGTCACGTATGAAGCCTTGGGTTTATagtgatttgtctttgtgtagGAGATGAACCCAGATGTCCCTGAGCCCCAGTCAAACCCCTCTCAAGCCAACAGCACTCCAACTGAACCCTCAAGTGGCgacccagagacagacaaaaaaatcaagaatGTTAAGAAGGTGAAAAATGTTGGTTACTGATGATTATTGGCCAGATGCTCTAAATGTACCTTTTCTGATTGAAAAGTATGTTAGTCAGGGagtgttttttatatttactgaattCATTGCTGTAATtaaccttttttaaattgtattcacAGCTATGAAAGTGATTAATTACAAGCATAGACAAATTGTAGACAACCTATTCTTAAGTATGTTCCACTTCAAGCGTTGCCCTTCGGTATTTGAGGATGGCTGAGCTGATCCTGTTAAACTTACCCTTAGAAACTGAAAGCTATCGATGAGCTGAAAGCACTGCAAGCGACTGGGAAACCACTTCAGAAGAACCAGGTATGACTACTGCCAATAAAAATCCACAGTTGTTGGCCCTCCATAGAGGCGCTGTGGGCTAACGTAGTGGCCAGGGGGCCACATTGTGCTTGTGAGGCTCCAATGGCCAGATGCCCTGCATTCTGGTGTACGTCACTCCTACCAGCCTGTGCGACTCTCACAGGCTGGTAGGAGTGACGTACTGATTCCACTAACTTCCTGTTTGAGTGAGCAGCGTATTATGTGGTAGAATTTGCTTGATGGGGTATGTTTTGGAAGCTGCGGGTTCTGATCATAGACTCTCCGGAGACATCTAGAAATTGCTGTGATAGATTATGGTCTTACCTATGGTTAGATACACACCCAATTGTCTCCCCTTTTCCACCCAATTTTGTGGTATTTCcacagttaaaacattttgtgtattcAACTGCAATATgaaatgtttctgaaaaatGTCTTCCATGTTATTTTTCTCATATAGCTtgaaaagatggaaaaggaggcCCAACTCCTGAAAGAGCTTGAGGATCTTCAACTAGGAgtgtaaaaaaacaaagcaaaaaagccCATAATTGTGACAAATGAGGGGGCAAAAGTGATAAAGACCCAAGAGAACACCAAAGCGAATGGACACAATACAGATTTGAATCTGAAATGTTTCACTACatctggttgacaactttggaAATGTTGCATTGGAAGGCTGACATTTCTACATACATTTGAGCCTTATACGAATACTTATAAAACATGAAGGCACTAATTGCTATGCAATGTATGTACAGGTAATAAAAGACAGTGTTACAACATCTTATTTAGAAttgatgtgtatgtgtatatagtaCTAAACGTTTTCAAAAGCTAGAAGAGATCGGTAACAATTCTTACTTTAAGTTGAAATAGTTAGCTGTTGACAGTTAATTGATAAGATTTGAGTAATTCAGCCTCTACAACAGTTATTATTCATGGTTACATACAGATGGTTATTTCATaaatctaataaaaataaaaaggatttTGAATTGTTTGTCACTTTAATGTTGAATGGCTCAAGTTACCATTTGACGAATGCAACGCTAATCACGATTCCTCCTTGCTATTGGCTATCACACGATATTGTTCCCACCCACAAGGAAGCGCCAGTCAGTAACGACTGAAGAATCATATACTTCAGAAACCTGgagtttaattgtattttttgcaGACTCATGTTAAAGCTTATTTAACCATTATGTCGTTATTCTTGATATACCTTTGACAGCTTTTTCAACTAAAGTAAATATTAGATTATTTAGCCGTTGCCGTGAAAAACGCATGTGGCCAGCACGCCGAGTATGGGATGCGACAGTGAGTGCAGTAGGAATTGAAAAAATACCTTAAGTATTGTACGATTAGCTGTGACATTGCCATGGATTTGTCAGAGGCAAATATAACGAAACAAGTGTCTAAAGATGACGCGGGAGAAGGAAGTATGGCCAGAGAGTTGATTAAAATAAACTTCTGTGGGTCTACCCCTCTACTGTGGCGTACGGAAGACTTGAAAGCGGCTCGTGAATTGGGCTTCGTAGGGACACTGGTAGGTTCTCTTGCTCGACAGCCTAGGCAGAACACGCGCCTGGGGAGACCTCTCGAGTTGCTACTGGAGGAGGGACGACTGATGGCGGACATGGAAAGAGCTGCTGTTTCCGGCCTAGACTcaaaagtaaatacatttttggtggACTGTACTGTTACGTCGTGATACCCTGCCCCAAATTTGCACGGGTCAATTTgacacccacggaaaatagtgaaaatccCGGGAaccattgaccctgacctccCCAATATGCAACCCCCCTATACCCCTGTGTGCATCAGTGCCATGTTTCTACAGTGGTGTTTACATCCTACCCTGACAAAATGCTACATTTTGTGGGGGATGAATTAGACTCAGTGATTAAAGCCAGGAACCTTTTAATTCCTTGTGGCATGATACTAACTTGCAGCCCGTTTCTTACAGAGTGAGGATCCTGAGGTAAGCCCAGCGGTAGTGGAACAGTACTATGCAGGTCTAGAGAACAGCTTTCAGGAACAGAGTGCCCTGGCATTAGAGGACCGGAAGATGACACTTACCAGAGTTCTCACTGAGAAACAAAAAGGTGAGGGTGCCACAAAATTGCATATAAATACATGGCATTTGTGTGAGAAATATCCCTTCTCATCAATAAAGTGTTCTGGCACTACGCTAGAGTTTTCAAAAGGCCAGGAGGACGCAGACAGTAATGTGAGAAACCGCCTTGAAGCTCTGGACCGAAGCTTCTCTTTCCCGCGCACAGCCATGTCTGTACAGCTTTGCACGGCACGAGCAGGACTGGCCCACTGTCCCCAGGAGCGCCAGTTCCTGACTGCAGACTGGCCTATGCCACAGGACGAGAGGTGCAAGTGCCGTTTCCAAGTCTTCAAGGACCTGAGACGCCGGGGCTTCTACCTCACATCGGCTGGGAAGTTTGGCGGAGACTACCTAGTGTATCCAGGTGAACTCTCCACGTCAATTAAAGCAATTGATGGTTTATTGAGTACATCTGATTGAGCTCAGTGCATGGTTTGAGTTGATTCCAGAAGCTTTTTTTCAAATCTGATACTCCTGTCTCGAGAAGCCTACTCATCTTTACAAAATAAGGATCTCTGGTCACATTTTTCGACAAGGGGCGAAAGATGGCCTTTCATATAGAATAGTGGTTAgatcatctgaccagtaactgaaaggtcgctagattgaatccctgagccagcAAGGTGAGAAAATGatcattctgtccttgagcaataCTGTAAAGCCTAGACACTCCTGTACATTTCCAGGTGAGCGTATCTTctaaatcagtggttcccaaccaggggtactaggacccctgggggtacttggcctcaccacagggggtacttgaaaacactcatgacaccatagacttactagtgaaaaaacattttgggggtacagtaactgaaaaaggtttttAGACACTGTTCTAAATGACATGTGACATGGCTTCTGGTAATGCCGTCTGTGTACCTCTTTTAGGTGACCCTCTCCGTTTCCACGCTCATTTCATTGCGGTGTGTGTCTCCATGGATGAGTCAATGCCCCTGTGTGATGTACTGGCCATTGCCAGGCTAGGCTCTAATGTGAAAAAGACAGTCCTGCTCTGTTCATCAGGGGAAAGCCAGGACGATGaaagggaggaggtggtgtacACATCTCTACAGTGGAGTGGAATGGCATAGCACCGCAGCACGACCTCATACGTGGAAGCAACAGGGACTCATGCCTAGTCAGAAGCTACCCATCACTACAGGGCATCGTATTGGTCAGGTATCAGACCACTTACCGAAAGGTTGCTGAATTGAATTCCTGAGCTGGCAAAGGGAAAATCACTTCTGTCCTTGTCTGAGAAAACCCTAATGCTTTAGTACATTTCTTTGGATAAGAGCTAAATGtctgaaaatgttaaatgtacagTGGACTGGAATTGTTTAGGCAGAACCACAGATATGATATACCACATGACAACATTTTACACCAGGCCAGAATCATAATGCATATGGACAGGTTTCCTTAATTTCAGTCCTGGAATTCACTAATAAACATTTCTGGTTTATACCATCTTCTAATCAGGTACTGATTCAGACCTGGAACACCAGATGAGTATAGTTAACAGCCAGgtagaataaaaaaacagcCCTCCAGGACGGGATTTGAGGAGTCCTGCATGGTATGTAGAATTCACAGCGTGAGACTCCAACTGGTCAGAAGCAAGTACagttgtggtaaaaaaaaaaacttgtcacCCTTGTACTGTCTTCAAATAACTCAAAAGTGTccacaaaataaattacaattgaCCAAAGCATTTGGTCTccactattttttattttacaaaaaattttACTTAACTATGCTACTGGATGGTTATGTAATtcaaacatttctcattttaaaTCAGAGAATAAACAAAATTGTCATTGACAAAATTGACAACCTAGACTCAATACTTTGGCCAAAAATTACTGCAATCAAGCACTTACTATAGccatggatgagcttcctgCACCTCCATACTGTCAGTTTGGCTGACCTTGTGCAAACTGCTCCCATTATCCCAGATTCGGGGGCCTCCCAACTGCAGTTTTCCAATCCTTTTTCAAAAGGATTTAGATCCGGACTtattgctggccacttcagaatagTCTACTACCATACAACCACCTTTAATTGAGTTtctgaaggtcagcttgaatctTTGTGGCAATTGACCAAGGTGTTTTCTCCACTATtcaaacaatactttgctggtTTTTCTCTTTTGGACATATCCAGGGAGGTTAGATGCAATGGCATTGGCTTTAAACGTCTTAATAACATTATACACAGTGGAAACGGGAATGTCAAgatctctggagatggacttgAGATTGCTCCTCAGTGGCAACTGTCGTCTGACTACTACAGacaattctgtttttcttttctacaTGCTCATTGTGGTACACATCATGACACAAAATGGGAGAATTAATTCTATTCAAACAAGCTGAATGAGTGATTCTTACcacaggcaagttcagtttcaAAGTCAAGGAGAATCAGCTTCAAATCTAATTATTTCCAACTACTTTTAGAAGGTTAAAATAATGTTGTCTGTTTCAGGATTTATTTGTGGAATAAGCTCAGACGTagtatattataatttttttttttgttcagctGTAAACCAATGAAATACAGTAGTATGAGTACTATGACTAAAGTGAAAGGGTGGCAATACACTGTAGCAGACAACAGTGATGTATTTACTGTAACACAAATAGGGTGAGGTCTCTGAGTTTATACAGAATGGACATGGCCtctataaaaatatttactttgacATGTGTAAAATGAAATGTGATGATCGCTGTAAATAAAGTTAAAGACAAATTACTTCGAACCACAGTGTTCAGTGACAGTTTTTGTGAAATAACAAGATACTAACTACAAACTTAAAACCACAGAACTGGGGAATTTGTTTGAAGAtgtgacagaaaatgtaatgtaaattttATTCCATTGTAACTCTGGGCTAAGATAAATAACACTGTAGTAAAATGTACTTAGTAAAATTGGCAactgacatttatacagtaccCAAAGATACTTTGTCATTCAAGGGTATGGCAATAACTACTCAGAGaagcaaagagaaatgacagtccatcattactttgaGATATGACGGTCAGTCAATCCAGAATCTTCAAGCgcagttatttttattatgtgcTATAATGAAAGTGGCTCTCATGAAgaccgccacaggaaaggaataCCCTGAGTTACATCTGCTGTAGAGGATAAGTTCatagttaccagcctcagaaatcagcaattaactgctcctcagattgcagccaaaATAAATGCTTTCAAGTAAAAGGCCCATCTCAACACCAACTGTTCAGTGACTACTTGAATCattgaattgctgcaaagaaaccacttctgaaggacaccaataagaagagacttgcttgggttGAGGAACATGACAAATGGACATAAGACTGGTGGAAACCCCTGTCTCTTTGTGAGATGTCTGTGTGGATCCCGCCATAATACATGGAGGTGTgctggctaccacagcattctgcaatGATACCCCATCCTACCTGGTTTGCTctcatttgttttcaaaaggacaatgacccaaaacaaacctccaggctgtgtaagggccaTTTGACCAAGGGGAGTGATGGTGCTGAATCAGATGACATGGCCTTCACAATCTCCCCACCGCAACCCAGTTGAGATAGTTTGGGATGCGTTGGACCTCAGAGTAAAGGAAAAGCAGTTAACATGTGCTCAGCATACATGGGAAATCCCAAAACAgtttgagagaatgccaagaatgTGCAAAGCTTTCATCAATGCAAAGgtagctactttgaagaatttgaatttgatttgttaaacacttttttggttactacatgattccatatgttattGCATacttttgatgtcttcactaatattctacaatgtgaaaaattGTAAAAATGACAAGACACTGTTAAattagtaggtgtgtccaaacctttgactggtactgtaaacAATAAAGAACATACATTAGATAtgacaaaatacacatttaagcAATACAAAGTTCCCTTTAATGTGTTCAGCAGTTAGGGAGCAATTGTCTCCATTAAACCAGAAATGGTGTCCTTGGAAATGTTGATCTCAGCACTATGCTTCATATCAAAGCAAATAACGTAAACCAAAATTACATAATACATATTACAGTAgaaacaaacacatgtaccGTATCTGAGCAATACCACCGTCTGGGTAGTTGCAAAGCATGAACTGGAATGGACTTTTCTTATGAACAGTGCCAGGGGATAGAGAATATAAAGTGTATTTTAGTCAATTTTCAAGTCGTTTTTCAGAGAAAAGAAATCATATTAATCTTctatggaaaaaaaacactgacaataatTGGattattacatatatatttttacattttggaagTTTCCTGTGATATTCTTAAGAGCAGGTAAAATATACAGCATTTAGTTTACTCTAGTAAGAGTTATCTCTGGTATATACAGGTCCATAGAATATGTAC
The sequence above is a segment of the Esox lucius isolate fEsoLuc1 chromosome 1, fEsoLuc1.pri, whole genome shotgun sequence genome. Coding sequences within it:
- the eif2a gene encoding eukaryotic translation initiation factor 2A isoform X1, giving the protein MAPPTPLLAVRGSDGTFLLRGPPKCEENADFPSCKPLFFRDPRQSRYAAFSKDGTFFAWCNGEKVTVVNVADGSQVRLFDLPKTAMLEFSPLNTVLATWQVYSKTQDNPQGDPNLQLWDLKTGSCLKALYQKKVQGWCPSWSDDEKIAVRSVNNELHFFENNDFNTIANKLHLQKVSEFVLSPGSQPSKVAVYVPGSKGAPSFVRLYQYPNFAGPTSALANKSFFKADRVNLLWNKKATAVLVTASTEVDKTGASYYGEQTLHYLATNGETSLVQLQKNGPIYDVAWSPSSTEFCVVYGFMPAKATVYNLKCDPVFDFGTGPRNAVYYSPQGHILILAGFGNLRGQMEVWDVKKWKQVSKPQAPDSTHFAWCPDGEHVVTSTCAPRLRVSNGYKIWHYTGTVLYKQDIPAGTELWETVWQPFPDGTFPERPVKYQAAPSELGSTEAKPAQAYRPPALRNKPVTASSKLHEEEPPQNMRPGAAGDKQLSKTALKNQKKREAKKAAKQEMNPDVPEPQSNPSQANSTPTEPSSGDPETDKKIKNVKKKLKAIDELKALQATGKPLQKNQLEKMEKEAQLLKELEDLQLGV
- the tsen34 gene encoding tRNA-splicing endonuclease subunit Sen34 isoform X3; amino-acid sequence: MDLSEANITKQVSKDDAGEGSMARELIKINFCGSTPLLWRTEDLKAARELGFVGTLVGSLARQPRQNTRLGRPLELLLEEGRLMADMERAAVSGLDSKSEDPEVSPAVVEQYYAGLENSFQEQSALALEDRKMTLTRVLTEKQKEFSKGQEDADSNVRNRLEALDRSFSFPRTAMSVQLCTARAGLAHCPQERQFLTADWPMPQDERCKCRFQVFKDLRRRGFYLTSAGKFGGDYLVYPGESQDDEREEVVYTSLQWSGMA
- the tsen34 gene encoding tRNA-splicing endonuclease subunit Sen34 isoform X2 codes for the protein MDLSEANITKQVSKDDAGEGSMARELIKINFCGSTPLLWRTEDLKAARELGFVGTLVGSLARQPRQNTRLGRPLELLLEEGRLMADMERAAVSGLDSKSEDPEVSPAVVEQYYAGLENSFQEQSALALEDRKMTLTRVLTEKQKAMSVQLCTARAGLAHCPQERQFLTADWPMPQDERCKCRFQVFKDLRRRGFYLTSAGKFGGDYLVYPGDPLRFHAHFIAVCVSMDESMPLCDVLAIARLGSNVKKTVLLCSSGESQDDEREEVVYTSLQWSGMA
- the tsen34 gene encoding tRNA-splicing endonuclease subunit Sen34 isoform X1; the encoded protein is MDLSEANITKQVSKDDAGEGSMARELIKINFCGSTPLLWRTEDLKAARELGFVGTLVGSLARQPRQNTRLGRPLELLLEEGRLMADMERAAVSGLDSKSEDPEVSPAVVEQYYAGLENSFQEQSALALEDRKMTLTRVLTEKQKEFSKGQEDADSNVRNRLEALDRSFSFPRTAMSVQLCTARAGLAHCPQERQFLTADWPMPQDERCKCRFQVFKDLRRRGFYLTSAGKFGGDYLVYPGDPLRFHAHFIAVCVSMDESMPLCDVLAIARLGSNVKKTVLLCSSGESQDDEREEVVYTSLQWSGMA
- the eif2a gene encoding eukaryotic translation initiation factor 2A isoform X2 — translated: MAPPTPLLAVRGSDGTFLLRGPPKCEENADFPRDPRQSRYAAFSKDGTFFAWCNGEKVTVVNVADGSQVRLFDLPKTAMLEFSPLNTVLATWQVYSKTQDNPQGDPNLQLWDLKTGSCLKALYQKKVQGWCPSWSDDEKIAVRSVNNELHFFENNDFNTIANKLHLQKVSEFVLSPGSQPSKVAVYVPGSKGAPSFVRLYQYPNFAGPTSALANKSFFKADRVNLLWNKKATAVLVTASTEVDKTGASYYGEQTLHYLATNGETSLVQLQKNGPIYDVAWSPSSTEFCVVYGFMPAKATVYNLKCDPVFDFGTGPRNAVYYSPQGHILILAGFGNLRGQMEVWDVKKWKQVSKPQAPDSTHFAWCPDGEHVVTSTCAPRLRVSNGYKIWHYTGTVLYKQDIPAGTELWETVWQPFPDGTFPERPVKYQAAPSELGSTEAKPAQAYRPPALRNKPVTASSKLHEEEPPQNMRPGAAGDKQLSKTALKNQKKREAKKAAKQEMNPDVPEPQSNPSQANSTPTEPSSGDPETDKKIKNVKKKLKAIDELKALQATGKPLQKNQLEKMEKEAQLLKELEDLQLGV